The Penaeus chinensis breed Huanghai No. 1 chromosome 12, ASM1920278v2, whole genome shotgun sequence DNA segment tttttaatcaacattAGTATTTTAGAAGTGCTCATATTCATTCCAAATTTATAGGGGACAAAGATTAGCAAAACAAGTTGCAAAtgttttctgtgcctttttaaagataatgaaaaatatatatacaaattttatttttatagcaTGATGCTACTTATAAGGATAGTTTATCATTAGGTCATTAATCAAAGCTGGAGATACTTtttgatatgtaaaaaaaattgttatatgCCCCTTTACTTTTGCAGCCTAATAGATTTTTTAATAGTATCACGTCTGCCATAGATTAGCCTCCATATATAGTTATTGATGTCTTCTAATGAACAATTTGGAAAACTACTTAAGTGAGATATCTTGTTTTCATGATAATGCATAAGAATGAATAGATAGTGCCATTTGAGGATGTAGAATGATTGCTAGAATCTTTGTCATACAGTAACACTCAGGAACTAACAATAACTATTAAAATATTAACACATGGCAGATCTCATTAATTTAAATGTTCAGCTTAATTACACTGTGTCACaaactttattatcataataataatttgcattttttttacgTCATGAATAATTGTATGGGTGTATTTTTCATGTTCGAGAAGCATATtctgcaatttatatatatttatacgggcTTTGATGTATGAAGTCTTGTGTATAAATGAAATTTTCAGGACACAAGATGGATGTGTAGAAAgccattgtttatatgtatgaattaagcaTGGAAGAGCTTCTGTGTACATGATCCAACGTTGCACataaacagatgaaaagaaaTGGTTGTCTTTTATTACTCCTAAGTTGCAGGAGCTTCATTTTTTAAGGTAGGTCATTCAGTACAATAAAGAATATTTTGATATGATTTGATGTTGATTGATTAAATCCAATCACCCAAGCTCCTCCTTTTATTTATGTGCAAGAAGCAATGATGTATTCATCGTCTCAGGACCTATCAGAAGTCCATTCATTCTCTCGAAAGTGCAGGTTTCTGAGCCACCTATAACTGCTCATCCCCAGTATCTTGTTCCCCAGATAGTGCAGATAGACTTGGCTAAGTACCTGATTTGATTCTAGTCCCAAAGTTAGACAAGGCTAATGAAACCATCTTTAGCAATAGGATCATATACAAAGTACAAAATATTTGGTTTCTAGTCAATGAAATAAAATTTAGGGACAATAAAATctttcacaaaaaagaaaagaaaaaaaaaaaagtcacttttCATATAAAACATTTCACTAATATTCATTTAAATAGCAAACTACACTAAATGCAACTTTCAAGCATCCATATTGCAGATTTATCTTTAGTGAATTTTCCTGTGACTAGGATTTTCAGCTGTAGCTGGTTACTAATTTTTGGGTTTACAACGcacattttttttcaaagctTGAATGTGGATTTACACGGACACAGTTACTAAATGTTAGACCATAGCCAACAATTAACTACTGTACAATAGTCTGCAGTCAGATACTTTTTTGTGTCCTCTATATCTAGCCAATTTATGAGCAGTAGCCAGTAGTTTCTATTCATgttctatttttgtgttttttttttatgcaaataacTCAGCAGTGTTTGGAGAAAATATTTTCTAATGCTTATTAATTAATATGGTAGTTATTGGTAGAaaaaccatagtatcaacatggaagtgtgttttaccattcatggtggttattattaacattgctatatTTATGATGCATACAGTACATGTACTGCCCACtacagttttttttgtgtgtgaattttaatGTACATATGTGACCCATAATTGCTCAGCTACCAGACATTCAATTAGTAGACTGAAATGTTTCCTCATTTCTTAATCATTCTAGAAGATCTATAGCCTGATTTACTTTAGTTATGTATGTAGGGTTACAATTCCTCATAGTAAAAGAGTAGGAGTGGTATTACGAATATGAAAGGTATTTCATATGTATGGTACTTTTACCATATAAATCAAGAGCTTTCAGTTCCAGCCTTCATTTTAACTGTTCTGTTACATACTGCATGGGGGAAATAGAACACAAGCATTTTTAAGCACAAGTTTATTGACCATGAAAATGCTACATAATAAAGgattccataaaaaaatataaagtacagCATAACCAAAAAACATTTCCTTCATATAGactttatagtatatatagataaatatatatatatttgcaagcactaaattatacatacacatgtaatattaaataattaaggtatatattatttcattccaACAGAGCGACATCATCCTGCCATGAAATTTTACCTTCTCCATTAAAATAGGTTTTGAAACTATCCCGTACTGTCTCTGCATTACTGGAAAGTTTTCTTGAGATGTCTTCAAGCTTTTCAATACCTGGAACCTTTTTATGAGGAAGTGAGACACCACTGTCAATGTTTTCCCTTTCCAGCAATTCTTGTTGCAAAGGCACTCTGGAATGTATTCTTAAAAAATTATGGAGCACCACTGCTGCAAATATTGTGCTCTGTGCATTTGCTGGAGTTGCCTGAATAGGCCGCTGAAATACTCGGAATTTGCCAGAAAGAATTCGAAAGGCATTTTCTGATACTCTTCGAGCACAAGATAATCTGTAGTTAAATATTTTCTTATCCACTGATAAGTTTTGGCCAGGGTAAGGTTTCATTAAGTAATCCTCCAAGGGAAAAGCATCATCACCTAGAATCACATAAGGAACCTCCTCCTTTACAGATGGTAATGCAGCAGCTGGTGGAAAATGAAGCATATTTTTGTCCAAATATTCTTTCAACTTGCAATGGTCCCAGAAACCTGCAGCATTTGCTTGCCCTTGTGCTTCTGCAGCTACATACAAGAACTTGTAGTTAGCATCAACTAGTGCTACCATTATTATGCCATGATAACCTTTATATTCACAATATTCTGGCCCTGTGTTTTGTGATTGTACAAGAAAGCGTTTTCCATCTATGGCTCCTATGCACATTGGAAAGTTCCAGTTACTGCTGAAATCACCTGCCACTAGTTGCCATTCATCTGAGGTGTTTGGTAACTTAAGATAATCATCCTTTAAAACCAAATGTACTGCATTACAGACTTCAGGAATAATGCGAGTTATCGAACAGTGGCTTATCCTGTACTGTAATGCTAATGAGCGACGAGCTTCTCCTGCAATCAAGAAAAGACAGAATATAAATAACTAAACTGTACCAACAATAGGAAACTTCAAAATGTGGAAAGTGTTACTtctaacaaataaattaaattaatagaggaaaataattgtaaatttaaccccttgccgacgggtacgacgggtagacacgtgctatgcccactgttagtacttgtttgattgtttttccacatagatggctacacttgtaccaagtcaccaatgagccagttacgagtatcataattataatgtttataataaaaataacaccatcgatattcatagcactagtaaaaaaaaaaaaaaaaaaaaaaatacgtttttcccgccaattcaaatcaggtacggtcacaaggtctactaattgactcctttgtggctaagcactagcagagccatctatgggaagacatttcacaaataaaaattatagaaaataggcacagcattttccccggcggcattgggttaactatcACAAATGACTTTATGAAGATGATTAAATGTATCTATCCTTTAAATATTTTAAGAAAGGGACTGatcaatcaatatataatatactacaaGTAAGAGAAAATTCATGAGCTATAATAACTACCTAAAAGGCACACCTGGGCACTGCGACTTAGactgttgaataaattttgtgacgtGGAGTTGGGGACTTACTCTCTAGCAAGTgtatccatactgtaaagaattacctagGCATACTATGAGACTACACTCACTTTTATAAAACTTTCACACAGTTAATTACACcataaagaatgaaaatatataattttcttttaatattgtGCATTGATTTGCACATTAACCACCTACATATTAGGTGTCCCCGCCACCCTGAAAAAAGTACATGGACCCTTCCAACCtcttggaaagggagaggggttacTAACTTGGAAAGTAAAAGTTcacaatattatcaacatcaggTTCCTTTAACTAACATCTGACTAGATAAGTAAATATGATTCTTGGGTAAATATACAGAATACCTCCACATAACTGACCACAATGGTATTGATGTTGATGGAGTCCTTTCACTCTCTACTACCCtaatatatagaaattatgttGTGGAAACCCCCCTAATACCCAAAATCTTGGCCCCAATAGCAAGGGAGGGCATGAATGGTAAAAGGAAATTGTGGGATAAAATATGAATACTATACAGAGAATTGGTCAATACATAGTTAAATCCTCGTGGCTATGCCCCCTGCAACCACTGCATAAAGGGGGCTCCTGACCCAACCCCTGCCCTGGACAACAAAGAATCCACCACACAGGATTGAGTGCACCTACATGATCATACACTCTACCCTGCAATGAATAGGTGGAGGATTCATTGTCTTCcactgtgggggttgggggacagTTGACCCCCAGTAGGGGGTTGCAGGTACAGCCTC contains these protein-coding regions:
- the LOC125030919 gene encoding protein ALP1-like, yielding MDPELISLTLATLTCARAYLYLLKQKKKRKKLRVTPCPQRKYKIESEIHPDDDPVKKKKRRLWVKPWLQRKNRSVFVQLIQEMRLDDDPVFYDFHGMNKENFDKLLSLVSPFIQKENTKLRDSIPSAQRLSVTLRYLATGEARRSLALQYRISHCSITRIIPEVCNAVHLVLKDDYLKLPNTSDEWQLVAGDFSSNWNFPMCIGAIDGKRFLVQSQNTGPEYCEYKGYHGIIMVALVDANYKFLYVAAEAQGQANAAGFWDHCKLKEYLDKNMLHFPPAAALPSVKEEVPYVILGDDAFPLEDYLMKPYPGQNLSVDKKIFNYRLSCARRVSENAFRILSGKFRVFQRPIQATPANAQSTIFAAVVLHNFLRIHSRVPLQQELLERENIDSGVSLPHKKVPGIEKLEDISRKLSSNAETVRDSFKTYFNGEGKISWQDDVALLE